DNA from Stutzerimonas decontaminans:
GCTTTGCCCGTCTCGATCTAAGCGCCGGTCGCTGGGATCGCTATCGCACCGCGCTGGACGTGAATACGCCACTCGATGAAGACGGCAACATGCTCTATCGCATGAATATCGCCGTCGAAGACAACAACAGTTTCCGCGACCACCGCGAGGCTGAGCGCCAGTTCGTCGCGCCGTCCTTCAGCTGGGAATTGAGCCCAGACACGCGATTACTGGTGCAGGCTGAGGTGGTGCGCAACCGCCAGACCTTCGATCGCGGTGTGGTCGCGCCGGGAGGCGACCTGGGCAAGGTGTCCCGCTCAGCTTTCTATGGCGAGCCCTCGGATGGGCCGATCAGCAACGACAACGAAACGCTGCAGGCCGAACTCGAACACGACCTCAACGAGGTCTGGACCCTGCGCCTGGCCAGCCACTACAAGCAGGGCCGGATGGACGGTTACGCCACCGAAGCGGCTGCGGTTGCCGACGATGACCGCACCCTGACACGCAACCTGCGCTATCGCGACTACGATTGGCAGGACGCAATCACCCAGCTGGAGCTGCGCGGGCGCTTCGATACCGGCTCGATCGAGCATCAGCTGTTGATCGGCACCGAGTACGAGCGCTACGCCCTGAGCGAATCCATGCTGCGCTCCAACAACCTGCGCACCATCGATCTCTACAACCCGGTCTACGGTGCACCGCGTCCGGCGTTCAACCCGGCGCGTACGGTTGACCGCAATGAGCTGGTGCATAGCCGGGCGCTGAACCTGCAGGACCAGATTCGCTTTACCGACAAGCTCTTTGGCGTTATCGGCGCCCGCTATGATCACTACGAACAACGCCTGGACAATGAGGTTGCCGGCCGGCGCACCGAGCAGACCCATGAAAAGGTTACGCCGCGTGTTGGCGTGCTCTATCAGCTGGTGCCGGAGGTCGGGCTGTTCGCCAACGCCTCTCAGTCGTTCAAGCCAAACAATGGTGCGGACTTCAGCGGCGCGACGTTCGATCCAGAAGAGGGCGTGGGTTATGAGGCTGGGGTCAAGCTCGACCTGTTCCATGGACGACTCGGGCTCACCGCCGCCGCCTTCCATCTGACCAAGGAAAACGTGCTGACCAGCGACCCGGTGAACGACGGTTTTCAGATAGCAGCGGGTGAGGTGCGCAGTCGCGGGATTGACCTGCAGCTGGCCGGGCAGCTGACCGACGCGATTCGGGTGATCGGAGGCTATGCCTACGTGGATGCCGAGGTGACTCGCGACAACACCCTGGCTAGCGGCAGCCGGCTGCTCAACGTGCCACGCCACAGCGGCAGCCTGCTGACTACCTACGAATTCCTCGATGGCGATCTCAGCGGGCTCTCCATTGGCGGCGCGGTGAACTACGTGGGTGACCGGGCAGGGCAGGCCGATAGCGACTTCGAGTTGCCGTCGTACACGACCGTGGATCTGCTGGCGCGCTACAAGGCGACGGAAAAGCTGACCCTCGGCATGAACCTGAACAACGCTTTCGACCGGACCTACTACGAGCGTTCCTACAGCAATGTCTGGGTCATGCCGGGTGAGCCGCGCAACCTGAGCGTAAGTCTGTCCATGGAGCTCTGAATCTGTACATCAGCGGGCGCTGTCGCCCGCTGATGGCAGCTTCTTACAGCCAACCCTTCTCCTTGTAATAACGCTCGGCGCCCTCGTGCAGTGGCGCAGTCAGGCCGACGCGAATCATGTCTTCGGCTTTGAGATCGGCAAAGGCCGGATGCAGACGCTTGAACCGGTCGAGGTTGTCGAATACCGACTTGACCAGCTGATAGACGACCTCCGGGTCGGTCTTGCTGGTGGTTGCCAGCACGGCCTTACCGCCGATCGACGGAATGGCGCCGTCCACACCCGGGTAGAGCCCGGCGGGGATTTCCACGGCACTGTAGTAATCGGCCTTGGCCAGCAGGCTGTCGATCTCGGCGCCCCGCACCGGAATGATCCTGCCCTTCACATTGGTCAAGGCTTCCTGGATTGCACCGCTCGGATGGCCGACCACATAGGTGATGGCGTCCAGGTTGTTGTCACCCAAGGCGGAAGCCATTTCCGCCGGTTTGAGTTCCGCGGCCAGGGCGAAGCTGGCATTCGTCCAGCCCTTGGCCTGCATGACTTCCTCGAAGGTGTCGCGACTGCCTGATCCGGGCACGCCGATGTTCACCCGTTTGCCTTCGAGTCCGGCCAGATCGGTGATGCCGCTGTCGTTGCGGACGACCACGGTGAGAATCTCCGATTGCAGTGAGAACACGGCGCGCAGTTCGACCGCGCCTTCCTTGTCGAAGGGCGCCAGGCCTTGCAGCGCCTTGTGCTGATGGTCGGACTGGATGAAGCCGAAGTC
Protein-coding regions in this window:
- a CDS encoding TonB-dependent siderophore receptor; this encodes MLAGAPLAVAEDAAVLDSVIITADQERADGPVQGYRANRSRSATKTDTPIEEIPQSISVVPASVLRDLDSPRVEKALDFAGGVARQNDFGGLTMYEYSVRGLTTGEFYKDGFSVNRGYMNPPDASSIERVEVLKGPSASLYGRGDPGGTINIVSKRPQLDSFARLDLSAGRWDRYRTALDVNTPLDEDGNMLYRMNIAVEDNNSFRDHREAERQFVAPSFSWELSPDTRLLVQAEVVRNRQTFDRGVVAPGGDLGKVSRSAFYGEPSDGPISNDNETLQAELEHDLNEVWTLRLASHYKQGRMDGYATEAAAVADDDRTLTRNLRYRDYDWQDAITQLELRGRFDTGSIEHQLLIGTEYERYALSESMLRSNNLRTIDLYNPVYGAPRPAFNPARTVDRNELVHSRALNLQDQIRFTDKLFGVIGARYDHYEQRLDNEVAGRRTEQTHEKVTPRVGVLYQLVPEVGLFANASQSFKPNNGADFSGATFDPEEGVGYEAGVKLDLFHGRLGLTAAAFHLTKENVLTSDPVNDGFQIAAGEVRSRGIDLQLAGQLTDAIRVIGGYAYVDAEVTRDNTLASGSRLLNVPRHSGSLLTTYEFLDGDLSGLSIGGAVNYVGDRAGQADSDFELPSYTTVDLLARYKATEKLTLGMNLNNAFDRTYYERSYSNVWVMPGEPRNLSVSLSMEL
- a CDS encoding TAXI family TRAP transporter solute-binding subunit, with the protein product MNHQIRNGLFGITLAGALAGALVSTSVLAQERFITIGTGGQTGVYYTAGQSVCRFLNRAEVKPAIKCNAPSTAGSVTNIVSLHKGEYDFGFIQSDHQHKALQGLAPFDKEGAVELRAVFSLQSEILTVVVRNDSGITDLAGLEGKRVNIGVPGSGSRDTFEEVMQAKGWTNASFALAAELKPAEMASALGDNNLDAITYVVGHPSGAIQEALTNVKGRIIPVRGAEIDSLLAKADYYSAVEIPAGLYPGVDGAIPSIGGKAVLATTSKTDPEVVYQLVKSVFDNLDRFKRLHPAFADLKAEDMIRVGLTAPLHEGAERYYKEKGWL